The following proteins are co-located in the Scylla paramamosain isolate STU-SP2022 chromosome 37, ASM3559412v1, whole genome shotgun sequence genome:
- the LOC135091374 gene encoding mannose-1-phosphate guanyltransferase alpha-A-like isoform X1 produces MMLKAVILIGGPQKDMLIPRLFTGTRFRPLSLDVPKPLFPVAGLPMVQHHIEACAAVPDIREILLLGYFPAQQLQQFVADMIAQYKIRIRYLQEYHALGTAGGIYHFRDQIKSGNPDAFFVLNGDVCGDFPLQEMLDFHTGLAMPSLITIMGTEATRQQSTMYGCIVEDKETHQILHYVEKPSTFVSPLINCGVYICSPDIFKRVGEIFNSRQDFYSSTDDGEATESIQLEQDILMPIAGTGQAYVYTTDRWWSQIKTAGSAIYANRHYLQLYHRTHPSRLTENGPNKPKIVGDVYIHPSASVDPSAVLGPNVSVGKNAVIGAGVRIRESIVLGNSTIQEHSCVLYTVVGWNSTVGAWTRLEGTPCDPNPNKPFAKMDNVPLFNTEGKLNPSITILGCNVTVPSEVIVLNSIVLPYKDLPHSYKNEIIL; encoded by the exons CCCAGTGGCTGGTCTCCCCATGGTGCAGCATCACATTGAGGCCTGTGCTGCTGTGCCTGACATCCGGGAGATCCTGCTGCTTGGTTACTTTCCGGCACAGCAGCTCCAGCAGTTTGTGGCCGACATGATTGCACAGTACAAGATCAGAATCCG TTACCTGCAGGAGTACCACGCCCTGGGCACAGCAGGTGGCATCTACCACTTCAGGGACCAGATCAAGTCGGGCAACCCTGACGCCTTCTTTGTGCTGAATGGGGACGTGTGCGGCGACTTCCCTCTGCAGGAGATGCTGGACTTCCACACGGGCCTCGCTATGCcctccctcatcaccatcatgggCACTGAGGCGACACGGCAGCAGTCCACCATGTACGGCTGCATTG TGGAAGACAAGGAGACGCACCAGATCCTTCATTATGTGGAGAAGCCTTCTACCTTCGTGTCGCCGCTCATCAACTGTGGCGTGTACATCTGCTCCCCGGACATCTTCAAGCGAGTCGGGGAGATCTTCAACTCAAGGCAGGACTTCTAcagcag CACTGATGATGGAGAGGCCACAGAGAGCATTCAGCTGGAGCAGGATATCCTGATGCCCATTGCTGGTACAGGGCAGGCCTATGTGTACACTACTGATAG GTGGTGGTCACAGATCAAGACAGCGGGCTCGGCTATCTACGCCAACAGACACTACCTGCAGCTCTACCACCGCACCCACCCCTCACGTCTCACTGAAAATGGCCCAAACAAACCCAAGATTGTCGGGGACGTGTACATCCACCCTTCTGCCTCAGTAGACCCCTCGGCTGTG CTTGGTCCCAACGTCAGTGTGGGCAAAAACGCAGTAATAGGAGCTGGCGTGCGCATCAGGGAGTCTATCGTGCTGGGCAACTCTACCATACAAGAACACAGCTGTGTCCTCTACAC GGTTGTTGGCTGGAACTCCACCGTGGGGGCGTGGACAAGGCTGGAAGGAACTCCGTGTGACCCCAACCCCAACAAGCCCTTTGCCAAGATGGACAATGTGCCGCTCTTCAACACGGAGGGGAAGCTGAACCCATCCATTACGATTCTTG GGTGCAACGTGACTGTGCCGTCGGAGGTGATTGTGCTCAACTCCATTGTGCTGCCATACAAGGACCTGCCACATAGCTACAAGAATGAGATCATCCTGTGA
- the LOC135091374 gene encoding mannose-1-phosphate guanyltransferase alpha-A-like isoform X2, with product MMLKAVILIGGPQKGTRFRPLSLDVPKPLFPVAGLPMVQHHIEACAAVPDIREILLLGYFPAQQLQQFVADMIAQYKIRIRYLQEYHALGTAGGIYHFRDQIKSGNPDAFFVLNGDVCGDFPLQEMLDFHTGLAMPSLITIMGTEATRQQSTMYGCIVEDKETHQILHYVEKPSTFVSPLINCGVYICSPDIFKRVGEIFNSRQDFYSSTDDGEATESIQLEQDILMPIAGTGQAYVYTTDRWWSQIKTAGSAIYANRHYLQLYHRTHPSRLTENGPNKPKIVGDVYIHPSASVDPSAVLGPNVSVGKNAVIGAGVRIRESIVLGNSTIQEHSCVLYTVVGWNSTVGAWTRLEGTPCDPNPNKPFAKMDNVPLFNTEGKLNPSITILGCNVTVPSEVIVLNSIVLPYKDLPHSYKNEIIL from the exons CCCAGTGGCTGGTCTCCCCATGGTGCAGCATCACATTGAGGCCTGTGCTGCTGTGCCTGACATCCGGGAGATCCTGCTGCTTGGTTACTTTCCGGCACAGCAGCTCCAGCAGTTTGTGGCCGACATGATTGCACAGTACAAGATCAGAATCCG TTACCTGCAGGAGTACCACGCCCTGGGCACAGCAGGTGGCATCTACCACTTCAGGGACCAGATCAAGTCGGGCAACCCTGACGCCTTCTTTGTGCTGAATGGGGACGTGTGCGGCGACTTCCCTCTGCAGGAGATGCTGGACTTCCACACGGGCCTCGCTATGCcctccctcatcaccatcatgggCACTGAGGCGACACGGCAGCAGTCCACCATGTACGGCTGCATTG TGGAAGACAAGGAGACGCACCAGATCCTTCATTATGTGGAGAAGCCTTCTACCTTCGTGTCGCCGCTCATCAACTGTGGCGTGTACATCTGCTCCCCGGACATCTTCAAGCGAGTCGGGGAGATCTTCAACTCAAGGCAGGACTTCTAcagcag CACTGATGATGGAGAGGCCACAGAGAGCATTCAGCTGGAGCAGGATATCCTGATGCCCATTGCTGGTACAGGGCAGGCCTATGTGTACACTACTGATAG GTGGTGGTCACAGATCAAGACAGCGGGCTCGGCTATCTACGCCAACAGACACTACCTGCAGCTCTACCACCGCACCCACCCCTCACGTCTCACTGAAAATGGCCCAAACAAACCCAAGATTGTCGGGGACGTGTACATCCACCCTTCTGCCTCAGTAGACCCCTCGGCTGTG CTTGGTCCCAACGTCAGTGTGGGCAAAAACGCAGTAATAGGAGCTGGCGTGCGCATCAGGGAGTCTATCGTGCTGGGCAACTCTACCATACAAGAACACAGCTGTGTCCTCTACAC GGTTGTTGGCTGGAACTCCACCGTGGGGGCGTGGACAAGGCTGGAAGGAACTCCGTGTGACCCCAACCCCAACAAGCCCTTTGCCAAGATGGACAATGTGCCGCTCTTCAACACGGAGGGGAAGCTGAACCCATCCATTACGATTCTTG GGTGCAACGTGACTGTGCCGTCGGAGGTGATTGTGCTCAACTCCATTGTGCTGCCATACAAGGACCTGCCACATAGCTACAAGAATGAGATCATCCTGTGA
- the LOC135091372 gene encoding uncharacterized protein LOC135091372, which translates to MADHPEDNDPFEEDIVFDEAGLLGGKMPRARRQATAGFLPTFMLFIRTVFLCIAFLGLGLCVSVSGGPLIKLEMSVGVPESTAFHVFTARSVGMLLGGALGSVLFEVYNRQFLLSVSLVWVAAAVTVLPFTVPAALWWTLASTAALGTGLAFLFTGGNVLCLDLWGRRQGSAALQALHFSFSLGALVVPLVVQPFFSGLHPVETTTAIATTTPLATEITALMRAARSATLQEMEPHTWTNLNDKDLLCITFPGGICQNATTVSSMNHTTTTTMPPPSTPKTPKKKPAYTNGDHLDPDDKMTKWTKAPPPPPPTLPPTTPPTTQKAHTTTQSPAATDAHNTSANGTTAVTAPSFANAGQSGNVNTTNSSSTGLPPSFSHTNSVPTTTTTTTPATTAAATTTTTTTAAAAAATTTTTTTSTSATTTTATTTTPTTTTTPPTTTTHPTTTTSTTAATTTTKAPPPVTSRPATTTPKPKPTTTTTTTTTPTTTAATTTTTTTTTTTPSTITTHDLPHAVNHGEVGGEEAMLLTSEVQKYEVQDLRERLPEEESSVGTPSLKPGTFSNASDDKSRFLEHMAQRLGDYGVTRVHLAYISIGILVVVDALVSVVVLCHHPREARSRQEGGPMATARPSRALLFTVLFSAFMFAAEALQGALHHLLASTETGSGLPLLWGGGEEGPNGQVVFWGLVCLVRFLCIPAAGCVGPPGRLLGAAVVFSVAGASFMVVGASGKQDFVWAGVVFLAVGCAPVLPTSLLWMAQHMRVTHRLCALMVVVASFGNTLTHSLLAEVMGHPPTHAFVLLGLAMASVVLLSASVCALHAGQNNPNLGAPVGYQLASQHEEDSLELTPSASVVFTPADAASHEGGEAGQALLID; encoded by the exons ATGGCTGACCACCCTGAGGACAACGACCCTTTTGAGGAGGACATAGTCTTTGATGAGGCAGGTCTCCTTGGGGGAAAGATGCCTCGCGCTCGTCGGCAGGCAACCGCTGGCTTCCTCCCAACCTTCATGCTCTTCATCCGCACCGTGTTCCTCTGCATTGCCTTCCTGGGGCTg GGCCTGTGTGTGTCGGTGAGCGGCGGTCCACTCATCAAGCTGGAGATGAGTGTTGGGGTTCCCGAGAGCACAGCGTTCCATGTGTTCACAGCACGGTCTGTCGGCATGCTGCTTGGAGGAGCTTTAG GTTCGGTCTTGTTTGAGGTGTACAACCGCCAGTTTCTGCTCTCTGTGAGTTTGGTGTGGGTGGCAGCAGCGGTGACAGTGCTGCCTTTCACCGTACCAGCAGCTCTATGGTGGACGCTGGCATCCACGGCTGCCCTTGGCACTGGTCTGGCCTTCCTTTTCACTG GAGGCAATGTGCTGTGCCTGGACCTGTGGGGGCGGCGGCAGGGCAGCGCGGCACTGCAGGCTCTCCACTTCAGCTTCTCCCTGGGGGCGTTGGTGGTGCCTCTGGTGGTGCAGCCTTTCTTCTCAGGCCTGCACCCCGTTGAgaccaccactgccattgccaccaccacgccactcGCCACAGAGATCACAGCACTGATGAGAGCCGCCAGATCAGCAACACTGCAGGAGATGGAACCACACACCTGGACCAATTTAAATGATAAGGACCTGCTCTGCATCACCTTCCCTGGAGGAATATGCCAAAATGCCACCACAGTATCCAGCAtgaaccacaccaccacaacaaccatgCCACCACCCTCCACCCCCAAGACACCCAAGAAGAAGCCAGCATACACCAATGGTGACCATCTTGATCCTGATGACAAGATGACCAAGTGGACCAaagctcctccacctccacctcccacctTACCACCGACCACACCACCAACCACACAGAAggcacacaccaccactcagTCTCCTGCAGCCACAGATGCTCACAACACCTCTGCAAATGGAACCACTGCCGTTACTGCTCCTTCCTTTGCCAATGCTGGTCAGAGTGGTAATGTCAACACCACCAACAGTAGCAGCACAggacttccaccttcctttagcCACACTAATTCTGttcctaccactaccaccactactactcctgctactactgctgctgccactactactaccactactactgctgctgctgctgctgctaccactaccactactactacttccacctctgcaaccactactactgctactaccactactcccactactaccactactcccCCAACTACAACAACTCatcctaccactaccacctctactactgctgcaactaccaccaccaaagctcctccaccagtcacttcacgtccagccaccaccacacccaagCCTAAacctaccacaaccaccactactaccactacccctaccactactgctgccaccaccaccaccaccaccactaccactaccaccccatccaccatcaccacacatgACCTGCCCCATGCAGTGAACCATGGGGAGGTTGGTGGAGAGGAAGCGATGCTGCTGACGTCTGAGGTGCAGAAGTACGAGGTGCAGGACCTGCGGGAGAGGCTGCCGGAAGAGGAGAGCAGCGTGGGCACGCCGTCCCTCAAGCCAGGCACCTTCAGCAATGCCAGCGATGACAAGTCCCGCTTCCTGGAGCACATGGCGCAGCGCCTCGGAGACTATGGGGTGACACGGGTGCACCTCGCCTACATCAGCATTGgcatcctggtggtggtggatgcccTGGTGTCCGTGGTGGTGCTGTGCCACCACCCACGGGAGGCGCGCTCCAGGCAGGAGGGCGGCCCCATGGCCACTGCCCGCCCCTCACGCGCCCTGCTCTTCACTGTGCTGTTCTCTGCCTTCATGTTTGCAGCAGAGGCTCTGCAGGGAGCCCTCCACCACCTGCTGGCCTCCACAGAGACTGGCTCAGGGCTACCCCTCCtctggggtggaggggaagaggggccCAATGGCCAGGTGGTGTTTTGGGGGTTGGTGTGTCTGGTGCGTTTCCTGTGCATCCCAGCAGCCGGCTGTGTGGGGCCACCCGGCAGACTGCTGGGGGCAGCAGTGGTCTTCTCAGTGGCTGGCGCGTCCTTCATGGTGGTGGGTGCATCAGGGAAGCAGGACTTtgtgtgggcaggtgtggtgTTCCTGGCTGTAGGGTGTGCACCAGTGCTGCCCACCAGCCTGCTGTGGATGGCCCAGCACATGAGAGTGACCCACCGCCTGTGTGccctcatggtggtggtggcctccTTTGGCaacaccctcacccactccctGCTGGCCGAGGTGATGGGACACCCGCCCACCCATGCCTTTGTGCTGCTGGGCCTGGCCATGGCCTCTGTTGTGCTGCTCTCCGCCTCAGTGTGTGCCTTGCATGCCGGCCAAAATAATCCCAACCTGGGGGCACCTGTGGGGTACCAGCTGGCCAGCCAGCATGAGGAGGACAGCCTGGAGCTGACACCCTCTGCCAGTGTGGTGTTCACCCCCGCTGATGCCGCGTCACACGAGGGGGGCGAGGCAGGCCAAGCTCTGCTCATTGACTAG